The Clavelina lepadiformis chromosome 3, kaClaLepa1.1, whole genome shotgun sequence region TGCCGATTGTGTGGTCACATTGATTTTGTCTAGTACAGTATGAACCGAATATGGAGAGCATGTTAATATGATGTCAGATTGCTAGTAGCTTAGAAGGATATCGTATGCTCAGCGCAATGGCGAGTTACACACCACGTTGTTGAAGATGGTAGAACCTTTTTATCACTGGTCAGAATAAGAGAGAGAAAATGGTTATGGTCGAGTGATTTCGAACCTACAAGCCGGCAAGCTTGATGAAACTTCTTTCCACATTTTTAACAAGAGAGCCTCTCTCTCTTACTCTGTTCGGTGATGGAATGATTCTATCGCAGAAGATAGGCAAATAAGTTGacgtaaattttaaattggtctgatttaatttaaaaattcaatttttaacagGTTTGATTACTCAGGTTTGCATAAAATAGCCTCTGTGCGTGCTTTGCCTTCACTGCTTGAAACAAGGATACGAGTTTTCAAGGAAACATGCTTCATTGGAACAGacaatttttgtgaaattctaGCCTCTACCGCCGAGACATTGGCAAGTTTTTTGAACTTATGGCTGAATATTAAGTGTTAAATTATGGTATGAGTCGGTTTTGCAAAGAAACTATAGTGACATCACACTAGGCTACTGTACTAGTAGTACTACCATAAAAGAACGAGCGTTACGTAGTTACGTATTTACTTGCGGTCATGTGGTAGCCTATGCATAAAACACGTGACCAAATTTTAAGTTGGGTGCAACTTATAATTGACAGGCAGCACATATAGTCTTCCATCATGCCTGATCTAAGCAACAAAGTTTGTCTTGTCACTGGCGCTTCGAAGGGCGTTGGCCGAGGCACAGCGCTTCAACTCGCTTTTTATGGAGCGACGTGTTATATTACTGGGAGGGAGTTGGCAACATTGGAAGACGTCCAAGCAGAGGTGAAAGCGATGAAGATGACATAAGTATCGCTATATCTATATCGGGCACAtgtttttattgatatttCAGAATACATTTAGTGATTTTCATAAAGAAATATCAACAAGCATGCACTGACAGATTTAGGTTGACAGATTTAGGGTCTGAAACTGTACGCAAACTTTATTGAAGCTTAAATTGCAATTTCTGggaacaaaataataacttgtAACATGTTATGGACagataaaagttttttgtacAGGCAGAAGGCCGTAGATATAGTGGAAGGATCTTCCCTGTTAAGTGTGACCACACAAATGAAATGAACACGAGGAAGGTTTTCGAGAAAATCGCCATCGAACAAAACGGACAACTCGACTTGCTGGTCAACAATGTTTTCACTGCGGTCGAGGTTGGCTGTGAATTATGCTTTGTTGCAAAGTTATTAAACTTAATACATAAGTAATGTCTTTGCTTATAACTTTGTAGTACGCGTTTAAAAACTACAACATGGGCTTTTGGAAACAGGACATATCCAACTGGGATCTCGTGAGCAACGTCGAACTAAGGTGAAAGAAtacattttatgttttaatagAAGTTTAACGCAAATGTTAATTAATATCTGTACATTTTGTTTACTCACATAGAAACAACCACATATGTTCCGGTCTCGCGTCGCATTTGATGTTCGCCAGAGGACGTGGGTTGATTGTTAATGTCAACACCGTTGGTGGAAAAATGTATCCATTAATACCTTCGCACGTTGTGGGAAAAGCTGAGGTCAGAATGGTTGtttaaaagcatttaactAGAATGTTCCGGATGCTTCTATTAACTCTGTAGGCACTGTGCCTACCTTTAAGGGGCCTGTTTGCATGTGATGGAAGAGATATCACCTTTTTGAAATTGGAATTGCATTCGCTGACTGCCAATTATTTGTACCTGCCGATAACAGGCATACCACATAAAAGCGCAAAAGAATCCTCTGCAAAGATTATTTAACAAGCTCACTCTCTGCCAAAGCTGGTAGTTCTGCACAGATTTTGTAAGGTTTATGTCTCATGGTCTGCAAAGGTGCATCGATGCGTTCAAATCgagtttattggttaacaatTTCTCAGCATAACGCGGTCAATTGCAAAGTCacgcaaatattttgaatgTAAAGAAATCttacaaaaaaaagaaaattatactggattatataattatatctAAAAAGGATAGAAGGTGACCTAGTAGTATAGTAGGTCTACATGGGGGGGTGGGGGGCAAAACTGTTTTAGAGTACGACGATATACACCAGGGGGCGTTCCAACATAACCGCAATTTTTATTAAAGCCACCGCCAGTGGGCGCGTGTTAACCTCTGCAGTCTAcaaacataatatttacaaatattatgACGACTGACTACGGTTTTGCACCaagttgatttcttttgtCATAAAACTCATAATCCTTccaattttaatgtttaaccGTAAAAGTTGACGTCACCAGCCATAATGAAGGGAACATCGGTTGAAATCAGgaaatcaaaacaatttattggGTCCTTGTTTTTGCTATTAGAAAGATCGTGTGGCAGAGAAATTCACCTTGAACTTCCAGCGACACAACGTTGCTTTTGTGTCTCTGCTCCCCAGCATGGTACGAACAGATTTCATTACAAAGTTCATTGAGAAAGACGACGATGATGACCAAGCATTAAACGAAATACGAGCAAGTGTAAGAATGATGTCACTGTAGCGACCTGGCTAcgttttgcttaaaatcaTTTAACCTTGCAATATTGGTTACAATAtacatatattatattttaatgtacAGCATATTAAAATAGTAAAAGGTACAACACCACGTGCAGTAAAATTTGTATCTTTCCAGTGCAGACAGATGTTAGACTGCAGCGAAAGCGTCGAATTTCAGGGAAAGTGCATCGCCCATATGCTGGCAGGTATACAGCATGACACATACAATCAGCTGACAAGGAGATGTTCGCACTTGCTTGAATAACTTGCATGgaataaacaaaacttaaatatTCTCATCAACAAATCTAACATGGATTAGTGTTTCTTAccatttatataattttaaactaatttcATGGTCAAAGCAGAAGTGAGGAACAACTTGTTATGCTCTTGTGATGTATTTGGCGTCTTCTTTCTAGCAGGCTACCTTGCATTCAGCACTAAGCAGCTCGTATTTAATATTTCAGATaagaatatttcaaaaaaggccGGACAGATTCTTCTAACAACCGACTTGGCTGAGGAATACAATTTTGAAGATATTGAcggtaattttgtaattttcgcaaaatttactctttaatTTCGACCAATTTATTACcacttatttttttttaaggaAATCTCCTTTGAGTGAAcgaagtttaaaaatattgaccaAGATTTATGGCTGGAACAGTCTGTCAAGTTTTATTCCATCCTGGCTAAAACTTCCGAACTTAATTTACAATATAGTGATTCGGTACAACTTATGCTAATGTTGAAGTGGGCCCGAAAGAGAAGCAGAGAGATAACTGCATCAAACTTAAGCAGTGCTGCGTTTGCTACACAACATGAGATTTGAGTTTTGACGCCAGAACGCATTTCTATTTCGTAATAATGattttagtaaaaaaatatgaaagcaACTGAGTTATTTTTTCTGCTGCCAGTTTTACGCGAAAAGCGCGACATTCGCCGTTTGCAGCCTGACAAATCGAGAAccttattttctgttttacttCAGTATCAGCATCAAATTgccaaagtttttgtttatctaattttgaaaaactctCGACTTAACTGCTGGATCAGCTTTAGCAGCTTCAAGGCcaagtattttgaaaaaaattaggatattttctgaaaatgatTGGAAGGTGTCCATTAATGCATCTTACATGACTACGCGGATAGTTATAACAATAATATGAAGCAAGCCAGGAAGATTGCGTTTTGattattttagttaaataaaaatttgtcgATCTTAAATACACCTAGAATTTTTGGCCTAAAgcttattttaattatttttatgacaATGTTTATCTAGATTCTAGAGCTTGCATCCGACCCAAAACTGCCAACCACGACAACTACTGTAAGATAATCACCAGGTTAAAAATTAACACTGGAAGACACTGTTTtcattgtcttccaagttgtgtcgttataattatatttctgcTATTTACCGCGCTATTACATAACGTCATACTTGCCATAAGTTCAATCTAAGTTCACGGTATAATTGCAAACTTATCGAAGAATAATTGATTGACAATCAGTTCCGTTAACATGCCTTCTGCCTTgcacttttgaacttattgCATTAAGATAAGTCCATACTTGTCATACTACAGTATTTTGTAAACGTGTTAAATACATGACATTATGACCTCGCCGAATTCGAAATAACCCCTGTGTGATTGACAACTtaattaataaacatgtttatcTGCACGATTGACCTTGTAATTAACAGCTTTGCTAAGATAAAAATAGACAATGCTGATTGACataatgtttcttttattgaaaataaatctAGCGATGACTTTTGGCCTCTGTTATAAGTGTTTGGGAAAGATGAATTTTTActtgaaacttgaaaatatcTTCCATCAGAAAGCAATCTTCCCGTGTAGCTTGTTCTGtatttttgctaaaactaCGCACTTGAGCATAGTCATGATAATGATGCATTACTGGAAGTTTTCCAATCATCGTCAAacagttatttttgtttgtttttttgcaaaataaaaacttttccatGTGAAGTTGCTAACTTTTGTCCgaaagttataaatattttcaaaactagaacaacaaaatttcatacaaGTTGATGCTATGAAACAAAACATCAGCGAAGTTCTCAGGTACCAAAAGATGCTTGTCGCGCTTTTTGAGGAAAATTACTACAAAAAGGATTAGGCTTATACTCAGGTGCTGTcatattttttagtaaaatcATTACACGAAATATGAATGCACTGATGCgtaaagcaacaaaaatggCATGTGGGCTGTGCTTAGTATAAAACTGCTTCGGACGGATTCGGGTTAATTCTTTTGCTTCTCTTTCATACCCATCATGTCGGTAGCACTGATTTAGCACAGCATCATGTCGTAGAAATACTTTAGAAGTTTTAACCAGGATGGAATAAAACTTGACAAACTGTTCCAGCCATAAATCTtggtcaatatttttaaactttgttcaCTCAAAGGAGATTTCCCTGAACAAGATTAAGTGGTAATAAATTGGTCgaaactaaaaagtaaattttgcgaaaattacaaaattaccgTCAACATCTTCAAAATTGTATTCCTCAGCCAAGTCGGTTGTTAGAAGAATCTGTCCGgtcttttttgaaatattcttATCTGAAATATTAAATACGAGCTGCTCAGTGCTGAATACCGACTTCATTGTTAATGGGTTTTAgcttaaattttgcaaataataaaatgacTTTATTCCAATGTTACTTTGCTAAAAATAAGACGCCAAATACATCACAAGGGTAATAAATTGTTCTTTTACTTTAAAACGATCATTAAATAGGTTTAAAATTGAATGAAATGGTGGGAAATAATATTCTGTATTGTATTTGGCATACGAAGatatttaagttttctttaTTCCATGCAGGTTATTCAAGCAAGTGCGAACATTGCCCTGTCAGCTGATTGTATGTGTCATGCTGGACATACCTGCCAGCATATGGGCGATGCACTTTCCCTGAAATTCGACGCTTTCACTGCAGTCTAACATCTGTCTGCACTGGAAAGATACAATTTTACTGAACTTGGTGTTGTACCTTTTACTATTTTAATATGCTGTACattataatacagtatatgtataTTGTAACCAATATTGCAAGGTTAAAtgattttaagcaaaacgTAGCCAGGTCGCTACAGTGACATCATTCTTACACTTGCTCGTATTTCGTTTAATGCTTGGTCATCATCGTCGTCTTTCTTAATgaactttgtcattttttcgGTCAATACGATGCTTGGCCACAAAAACACGAAAGCAACGTTGTTTGTCCTCAAGTTCTCGGCGTTATTCTTTGCCACATAATCTTTCTTAGAACGAAATCTCAGCCTCAATaacttgtgacgtcacacgtctaaatattaaaacttagATCACGCTGTATTCTTCTGCGTGCTTTTTCATCGTGGACAAGGTGATAACAAGAAattgttaaccaataaactcGATTAAAACTTATCAATGCACCTTTGCAAACTGATATTCCTCGTGGGCTTCGTGCAGGGCGACATGATTTTACAGTTTTAACGTCGTCACAGTCATACTTTCTTTGTGCGGTTGATACTAGACAATTACGTCATGaagtttcacttgattaaaAGTTTCCAAACGCAGCCATACCTCGGTGTAGGTAACAAAAGTACGGTTATTCCTTATAATACAAACAACGATGCGCCTTATTCGAGAAACAAGTTAACAGCTAGAATTAACAGCTGGAATAAAGGagtaaaagtaaaatgttttaaacagtCTACATTTGACGTAAAATCACAACAACTTGCCCATAGACAAAGATATTTTCAATTGAAACGTTTTCATCTGCTCTGACTCTGGTAATTTAGCTTCGAATAATAAACAACATGCACTAAATGCCTATACAGACCAGGTCAAACTTTCTTACACAGACATCTTATACAAGAATTTAAATCCCGACGCTCTTGCAAGCTTGACAACTATCTCTGATGCAAATGTTGTTATTCTTTATTTTGCTTATGAATAATCCCAGACCACACTTGTCATTTCATTAGCTTCTATGAGACACTTCCTTTCAAGGTTACATGTTTCGTTCACGAGTCAAAAACACATTTACAAGGTGAAACTCTTTTAAACGTTCAAATAAATAAGCTGAACTACAAGCGGACAACGATGATCCGTGATTTCCCTGAATAAGTTTTACCGACAGTAAGTAGTATCAAGTAGCATTTAATTCTGGATGGAAGAAGATTAAACCAATTATAAATTATCAGCAGTGATAAACAACACCATTTCTACAAAGCAAACGATAtcaatataataataataagcaACGAGTCAGTCATATTAGTGTACATTCATCTGCCATGGCATTGTACCATACAGTAGTGTTGACCGAAAGAATTCAACGTGCAGATAGATGCGTACTTCCTTTTCCAATCTGTTCCAGACACGCTACATTGTATCCAAAACAAGTTTCAGATTGTCAAAAGAATGTCGTAAATTCTGAAAGACTTGTCTTGCGCTAAGACCCTGAGTCTGCTTTTGCTGCAACGCAGCACAAAGTTCTGAGTTGTTTTTCTGCTCCATCTCCTGAGAAGCTTCATCTTTTTCACGTCCGCTTCCCGGCGTAAGAGATTTGGTTTCGGTTGGATTTCCTGGGCAATATTTCTCTTCATTACGGACAGCTTTGCAGACCGTGTTAGTGCGATGTTGCTGTCCATCCGTGGCTGGATGGTGTTGCCACATCTCCATCTCGTCTGATGCCTGTTCTCTTTGCAAGTCCTCGTATCTCGCCTTCTGCTCTTCCAGCTCCTTGATTTTAAGAATCAACTCTGAGTTGGTCAATTCCAAGATAGACCTGTATTTATCGTTTTCTAAAATTGCGTGACTTATCTTCTGCTTTAGTATTGACGTCGTATTTATCAGCTCCTCGTTACGTTTCTCTTCTATCTCCAGGTTAGTAAGAAGATCGTCTGATCTTTTTCTTTCAGTTTCAAGTGTTGTTTGAAGACCATCGAAGGTTGACTTAAATTCAAGAATTTTGGACCTTAAGTACTCAATTTCGCTTTCCGCAGAGGGGAAAGCTCCTTGCTCTTCTATCATTTTCTGTTCAGTTTAAATACTTATTTCTTCAAAGCAATGCAAAGAGTTGATGGCAGACAATGGTTGCTTATCGATCAATGTTGTTATGATGTTGATAATAATACTGCATCAGCTGTACTGCTGCAACAGTCAACTGTGAGCGGGTTTGTAAGCCTGGCCCTGGCGTACAACGAACTAACGGCACAAACTGAAAAAGGCGATTCTACTTACAAAGCGCTGCACAGCTGTGCCGCAAGGAATAATTCGGcttattgattaattattcgAACGACTCGAACAATTCCATCGACTCACACAATTGCCAAATTCGCGTTGGCCTAAATGGTTAATTAAAATATGGTCGACAAGGACAATAATCAATATTATTTAGGTCTTGCGTCACACAACAACATCAGGAAGACAAAAAACCGATATATGTCATTAATTCATCAGTCACGCTTCACGTATTTTGTGTGTCATGAATGTTATTGTAATACGCCAAGTAGTGTTACAACTATAACTCCTTTTGTCatttgttgtaatattaagGCCGACAAAATTAAAGGTAAGGTAAAAAGTTTGAACCTGAATCtgttttaagtatttttaagAAGAAGACCATGGGCGTATTCTCTCATCCGAATACACAAAAGCCAAGATGCCTTTAAACCAGttgttcccaaccttttttgctgcTCCCACCCCTTTTTCAGGTCAGAGCATTCTTCGTACCCCCAAAAAATTCTGATGGAATTTTTCATATAGGCATTCATATTGAAAAATTCCATCATTTTCATGTATATATTGCTCTGTGGCCCAAGGATCTTCGTACTCCTTGATGTTCAATATCGTACCCCcagttgggaacccctgcttTAAACGATAAGGTAATTAAGTgtaagttaataaaaataaaaaatcatttttcaaaACGAAGTAACACTACTGGATCAGAAGTGTTGGAAtaaaatgacgtcaccatTTATTACATTTCCCCTTTTTTTCACAGAATAATTGTTCCAAgtttttattagttttgattTCTAACTACGTAGTTATCACCTCGGGCTCCGCAACTCAGTCGTCTGTGTCACCAATCAGTCGCCATTTGGTTGTTGATGATTTATCGACAAAAATAACCTAACACGTTGAAAGGTACGTTCATGGAAAAGGCTTTCGGCTAAAATATGTAGTGGATTAAGTCAAACAACTCATTCTTAAACAGAATGGACCCACCAAGTAACCACGTACATACGCAAATCGATAAAGCAGTCAATTTATTTCCGTATTAatttaacagaaaatcttTTTAGCAACTCGTCTTCCAACAACTGTTTTATGACACTAGACCTAAATAATAATGATTCTGTCCTAGTcgataatattttaattaatcattttatgGGTTACCAGGCCAACACGGATTTGACAATCTACTCTAACTCTGGTAATTTAAAGATAAACGAACGTAAGCTTGGTGAAACATCAAACGTTTATCAACAACCCAATTAGCTGTATAGAGCGGACAGCTAAACACTTTCCCTAAAGCAGAAACAAACTGAGGtagttgttaaaaagtaaGTGTTGGTGGTAGGGCGAGTATAAGCGGCCTACACGACATCGATGACTTTGTCTCCGACGAAAAATGTCGAACCCAGACAATAGTGTAATAACATGTTTGTGACGTTTAGCCACGCCAGTTTTGGATGGCAGCCAACTACACGGTTTCGATGGCCTTGTCTTTGCAATAAGTTAAATCGGAtttaatttcaactttttcgtAAACATTCGAATCTTGGTCGTCGTACGTCATGCCGCCATTTTGTTCCCCCACGTTGATTGCTTCTGTCATATTTccctgaaaaattttaaaataactggTTTTATCGGATTTTGAAGATTTGAACTTGAACGTGGATTGATCATCACCAATGTCgggttttgaaataaaatacgAAGTTTAGATTTTGgacatttaatattttgtgtttcaaaattaattaataatatttataggatatttttatttaatcaaTCATGGATGACGTGGCTGCTGAAGAAAACTTGATAAAGTTAAAGCTTCTTGCTCAGACATTCCATTTGAACAAGATACTGAGAGGTCGAATGGGCAaagaatatttatttaagATCAACATGAAACAAACTATTAAAGAGATTTTAATCACAcgaataataaaataaagtcaaCGCGTTATCATTTCACAGCCTTGTTAAGAATCCTAAGAGCACAATTGATTGAAATGCTCACAGTGTTGACGGAGTAGATCTCTGATGGAAGTGGCCTTATGATGACCTCGCATCCTTCCTCCAATCTTCTGAAGGTGAACCAGGAAATGAAAGCCAGGACGAAGAGCTCGTAGATGAACAAGTAGTTGTGGAGCACTGTGACATGGatggaaatttgtttaaagaaaatgatgatgatgaaaacgTCATGAAGTGAAAGTCAACGAAATAACGAGAGTTGGAAAATTAACGTTCAAATAGGATTTCAACGTCACAGAGATTGCGTCACAGACTAAATTGTTTGTGGTCGC contains the following coding sequences:
- the LOC143449894 gene encoding dehydrogenase/reductase SDR family member 1-like, yielding MPDLSNKVCLVTGASKGVGRGTALQLAFYGATCYITGRELATLEDVQAEAEGRRYSGRIFPVKCDHTNEMNTRKVFEKIAIEQNGQLDLLVNNVFTAVEYAFKNYNMGFWKQDISNWDLVSNVELRNNHICSGLASHLMFARGRGLIVNVNTVGGKMYPLIPSHVVGKAEKDRVAEKFTLNFQRHNVAFVSLLPSMVRTDFITKFIEKDDDDDQALNEIRASCRQMLDCSESVEFQGKCIAHMLADKNISKKAGQILLTTDLAEEYNFEDIDGKSPLSERSLKMFTESYGWNKLASFVPSRLKLPKCLIRMALSITGLKPVLTSKRGPDQGVGQAADQAVDVQRRRQYYRLTLT
- the LOC143450374 gene encoding uncharacterized protein LOC143450374, whose protein sequence is MTKFIKKDDDDDQALNEIRASCRQMLDCSESVEFQGKCIAHMLADKNISKKTGQILLTTDLAEEYNFEDVDGKSPLSEQSLKILTKIYGWNSLSSFIPSWLKLLKYFYDMMLC